The Salvelinus fontinalis isolate EN_2023a chromosome 9, ASM2944872v1, whole genome shotgun sequence sequence CTCTTCAGCACAGTCAGGTAAACTGATCATTCCTTTGACATTCATTACAATAAATGTATCAGAACAATTGGCTTCAAACTAGCTCTTGGAAAGATTTCTATCATACTAAAACTAGCTCTGTGAGTTTTTTACTTGTAGGGGACTAAACCCAAGTTAGATTCACAGTGTTGATTTTCATTGTATCTGTTTCTATTATCTTCATGTCCAGTAGAATATATGTGTGTTCAGAATGCAGTCTTTTCTCTGTGTGAACAGTCCTGAGAAGTGATTCAGCTGTACTGCCTCCCTGAGACACAGCACTCTGCTGCAAACTCCAGGGTGTGTCTGTGCTGGTTGTCTGCCAAATGGGctagggtgtggtagtaggggctagggtgtaggggttagggagtggtagtaggggctagggtgtaggggttagggtggggtagtaggggctagggtgtaggggttagggtgtggtTGTAGGGGCTAGGGTGTGGTTGTAGGGGCTAGGGtgtagtgttaggggttagggtgtggTAGTATTTGTTAGTGtgtaggggttaggatgtagtaggggttaggatgtagtaggggttagggtgtagtaggggttagggtgttggTGGTGTagtagggtttagggtgtagtAGTATGGGTGTAGTAGGTGTTAGGATGTAGTGTTTAGCTTGTTGTAGTAAGGGGTTGTAGTAGTTAAGGTTAGTTCTCTGTGGTAGCTAGTGTTTCATCAGGGTGGTATTAGTAGTTAAGGTTAGTTCTCTGTGGTAGCTAGTGTTTCATCAGGGTGGTATTAGTAGTTAAGGTTAGTTCTCTGTGGTAGCTAGTGTTTCATCAGGGTGGTATTAGTAGTTAAGGTTAGTTCTCTGTGCTAGCTAGTGTTTCATCTGGGTGTGTCTAGGCTGGATGTATAATAGTTGACAGACTGTTACATCTAGTTAGTCATTTTGATAAACAGAGAGAGGACTTGGTGCCTTAGATATCGACAGAGAGACGATTGGTTCAGAGACGCTGCAGTTAGTAGAAGAATGTAATTAATCTCCTGAGAGAACCAATCCGACCTTTGGATGGTCTGGTGAGTTACCCAACTGCCAGTGGCGACGATCAGGAGGTTAACTACACGGTTCTCAGTAGGAGAACTGTCTCTAAAACAATCAACTCTTCTCACCCCTCCCCTCTACAGGACAGTCAACATGGCGCTGGTATCTGAGTTTCTGGGACAACTGTCTCTTAATGTGGGGGTAAGTAGTATGAATGTTAAACTCCAGTAGAAAGTTACACCACAgtactcctcctactactactgcAATTAATACTAGTATTCCACTACTGTAACAGATACCATCAATACTCTGATGTTTTCTGAATCTCCTGTGAGCCCAAATACTTGACTGTCATCTCTAATATTAAACTATATTAATATAAACTATTATATATTACAGTCCTGTGAGCCCAAATACCCAACTGttgttcctgcgcctgacttcgatCCAGACAAAGATGCTGCTAGAATAGAGACTGCTATCAAGACCAAGGGTAAGAGATAAGATGAAGAATGTTCTGGGTTTGGCTCTGGCTGGGTTAGAGGCTGGgcttggctctggctgggcttgGCTCTGGCTGGGTTAGAGGCTGGGCTTGGCTCTGGCTGGGTAAAAGGTATCCATGTGGCAACAGTCCTGTGGTATTTGTGAGTCAGCTTCCTGCCAGAACTGGGAAGGTTCCCAAGGCAATGCCTCAGTATTAGCAGCAGCCTCACAATAGCAGTTAGTGGcagacagagttacatccagACAAGCCAGTTCCCTGCAGACTGGCAGATGTCCCTCTCCAGACTGGTATAATGGATAGCCAGTTCACTATCATTAATGCCTAATAGAATAAGGTCTAGTTATCTAGAATAAGGTCTAGTTATCTAGAATAAGGTCTAGTTATCTAGAATAAGGTCTAGTTATCTAGAATAAGGTCTAGTTATCTAGAATAAGGTCTAGTTATCTAGAATAAGGTCCACGTATTCCTGAATGATctgatgttttgtatttctgtgatgTCACCTCAGGAGTGGATGAGGCGACCATCATCGCTGTTCTGACCAAGAGGACCTACAGCCAGCGGAGAGAGATCGCCTTCGCTTATGAGAGGAGAGCCAAGAAGGTACAGCTCAACCAATCAGAAACTAGGGTCAACTGGCTCAACCAATCAGATAAACTAGGGTCAACTGGCTCAACCAATCAGATAAACTAGGGTCAACTGGCTCAACCAATAAGATGACCCTTCACTGATGATCTAATGTCACGTGAACTGTCATGACCCCTGTGAGGGttgtctcttctgttctgttccactgACTGTAACATGGCCTGTCATGACCCCTGTGAGGGTTGTCTCTTCTGCTCTGTTACTCTGACTGTAACATGGCCTGTCATGACCCCTGTGAGGGttgtctcttctgttctgttccactgACTGTAACATGGCCTGTCATGACCCCTGTGAGGGttgtctcttctgttctgttccactgACTGTAACATGGCCTGTCATGACCCCTGTGAGGGttgtctcttctgttctgttactCTGACTGTAACATGGCCTGCCATGACCCCTGTGAGGGttgtctcttctgttctgttccactgACTGTAACATGGCCTGTCATGACCCCTGTGAGGGTTGTCTCTTCTGCTCTGTTACTCTGACTGTAACATGGCCTGTCATGACCCCTGTGAGGGttgtctcttctgttctgttccactgACTGTAACATGGCCTGTCATGACCCCTGTGAGGGttgtctcttctgttctgttccactgACTGTAACATGGCCTGTCATGACCCCTGTGAGGGttgtctcttctgttctgttactCTGACTGTAACATGGCCTGCCATGACCCCTGTGAGGGttgtctcttctgttctgttccactgACTGTAACATGGCCTGTCATGACCCCTGTGAGGGTTGTCTCTTCTGCTCTGTTACTCTGACTGTAACATGGCCTGTCATGACCCCTGTGAGGGttgtctcttctgttctgttccactgACTGTAACATGGCCTGTCTGTTGTTCCACTGACTGTAACATGGCCTGTCTGTTGTTCCACTGACTGTAACATGGCCTGTCTGTTGTTCCACTGACTGTAACATGGCCTGTCTGTTGTTCCACTGACTGTAACATGGCCTGTCTGTTGTTCCACTGACTGTAACATGGCCTGTCTGTTGTTCCACTGACTGTAACATGGCCTGTCTTCTGTTCCACTGACTGTAACATGGCCTGTCTGTTGTTCCACTGACTGTAACATGGCCCGTCTGTTCTGTTCCACTGACTGTAACATGGCCCGTCTGTTCTGTTCCACTGACTGTAACAGGGCCTGTCTGTTGTTCCACTGACTGTAACATGGCCCGTCTGTTCTGTTCCACTGACTGTAACAGGGCCCGTCTGTTCTGTTCCACTGACTGTAACAGGGCCCGTCTGTTCTGTTCCACTGACTGTAACAGGGCCCGTCTGTTCTGTTCCACTGACTGTAACAGGGCCCGTCTGTTCTGTTCCACTGACTGTAACAGGGCCCGTCTGTTCTGTTCCACTGACTGTAACAGGGCCCGTCTGTTCCGTTCCACTGACTGTAACAGGGCCCGTCTGTTCCGTTCCACTGACTGTAACAGGGCCCGTCTGTTCCGTTCCACTGACTGTAACAGGGCCCGTCTGTTCCGTTCCACTGACTGTAACAGGGCCCGTCTGTTCCGTTCCACTGACTGTAACAGGGCCCGTCTGTTCCGTTCCACTGACTGTAACAGGGCCCGTCTGTTCCGTTCCACTGACTGTAACAGGGCCCGTCTGTTCCGTTCCACTGACTGTAACAGGGCCCGTCTGTTCCGTTCCACTGACTGTAACAGGGCCCGTCTGTTCCGTTCCACTGACTGTAACAGGGCCCGTCTGTTCCGTTCCACTGACTGTAACAGGGCCCGTCTGTTCCGTTCCACTGACTGTAACAGGGCCCGTCTGTTCCGTTCCACTGACTGTAACAGGGCCCGTCTGTTCCGTTCCACTGACTGTAACAGGGCCCGTCTGTTCCGTTCCACTGACTGTAACAGGGCCCGTCTGTTCCGTTCCACTGACTGTAACAGGGCCCGTCTGTTCCGTTCCACTGACTGTAACAGGGCCTGTGTTTCTCTCCTGTAGGATCTGGTGACAGCCCTGAAGGGTGCTCTATCTGGGTCGTTGGAGACTGTGATCTTAGGCCTGATGAAGAGTACAGCTCAGTACGATGCCTCCGAGATCAAAGGGTCCATTAAGGTACTGAACAGTGTCTTTCATTAACCAAACCTCTACTGCCCTCTGCTGGTAGTatgtctacagtaactaactctgTTATAATCTGATAACTGTGTAGTGGTCTCTACTGCCCTCTGCTGGTAGTATGTCTACAGTGCAGTTGGGAGGGATAAAGGACACCGGAGCTTGTAACAGACCTTTACAATATAATCCTAACCTTATAGTACAACGTTATGGTAATGCAACATGCCTGTGTGTCTGCAGGGTCTAGGAACGGACGAGGAGGTGCTGATAGAGATTGTCTGTTCTCGCAGCTCCTCAGAACTGGCTGAGATTAAGACTGTCTACAAGGAACGTGAGTCTGAATCCACAGAGATACATTTATAATATGATGTTATAATTCTCTTTCTGTATCTATCTACCTAGTACATTACATCATTAGACCACTGAGTTTTAGGCTTTGTGGGAAATGATGATGTGGCTGAATGTGTCTGATCTCCTCAGTGTTCaagaaggatctggagaaggatGTGGCTGGAGACACCTCGGGAGACTTCGCCAAGCTCCTGCTGGCCCTGGTGCAGGTACGACCCTAAGTAGCCCTGGTGCAGGTACGACCCTGGCGCAGGTACGACCCTAAGTAGCCCTGGTGCAGGTACGACCCTGGTGCAGGTACGACCCTGGCGCAGGTACGACCCTAAGTAGCCCTGGTGCAGGTACGACCCTGGCGCAGGTACGACCCTAAGTAGCCCTGGTGCAGGTACGACCCTGGTGCAGGTACGACCCTAAGTGGCCCTGGTGCAGGTACGACCCTAAGTGGCCCTGGTGCAGGTACGACCCTAAGTGGCCCTGGTGCAGGTACGACCCTAAGTGGCCCTGGTGCAGGTACGACCCTAAGTGGCCCTGGTGCAGGTACGACCCTAAGTGGCCCTGGTGCAGGTACGACCCTAAGTGGCCCTGGTGCAGGTACGACCCTAAGTGGCCCTGGTGCAGGTACGACCCTAAGTGGCCCTGGTGCAGGTACGACCCTAAGTGGCCCTGGTGCAGGTACGACCCTAAGTGGCCCTGGTGCAGGTACGACCCTAAGTGGCCCTGGTGCAGGTACGACCCTAAGTGGCCCTGGTGCAGGTACGACCCTAAGTGGCCCTGGTGCAGGTACGACCCTAAGTGGCCCTGGTGCAGGTACGACCCTAAGTGGCCCTGGTGCAGGTACGACCCTAAGTGGCCCTGGTGCAGGTACGACCCTAAGTGGCCCTGGTGCAGGTACGACCCTAAGTGGCCCTGGTGCAGGTACGACCCTAAGTGGCCCTGGTGCAGGTACGACCCTAAGTGGCCCTGGTGCAGGTACGACCCTAAGTGGCCCTGGTGCAGGTACGACCCTAAGTGGCCCTGGTGCAGGTACGACCCTAAGTGGCCCTGGTGCAGGTACGGCCCTAAGTGGCCCTGGTGCAGGTACGGCCCTAAGTGGCCCTGGTGCAGGTACGGCCCTAAGTGGCCCTGGTGCAGGTACGGCCCTGGTGCAGGTACGGCCCTAAGTGGCCCTGGTGCAGGTACGGCCCTGGTGCAGGTACGGCCCTAAGTGGCCCTGGTGCAGGTACGGCCCTGGTGCAGGTACGGCCCTAAGTGGCCCTGGTGCAGGTACGGCCCTGGTGCAGGTACGGCCCTAAGTGGCCCTGGTGCAGGTACGGCCCTGGTGCAGGTACGGCCCTAA is a genomic window containing:
- the LOC129861879 gene encoding annexin A2-like yields the protein MALVSEFLGQLSLNVGSCEPKYPTVVPAPDFDPDKDAARIETAIKTKGVDEATIIAVLTKRTYSQRREIAFAYERRAKKDLVTALKGALSGSLETVILGLMKSTAQYDASEIKGSIKGLGTDEEVLIEIVCSRSSSELAEIKTVYKELFKKDLEKDVAGDTSGDFAKLLLALVQAKRAEPSSVVDYEKIDEDARALYDAGVKRKGTDVATWISIMSERSVPHLQKVFDRYKSYSPYDMQESIRKEVKGDLEKSFLTLVECFENKPLYFASRLAEAMKGKSAKEKVVTRIMVSRCEVDLMKVRTEFKSQTGKSLFQTISEHTKGDYQKAMLSLCGGDD